From a region of the Tachyglossus aculeatus isolate mTacAcu1 unplaced genomic scaffold, mTacAcu1.pri scaffold_1_arrow_ctg1, whole genome shotgun sequence genome:
- the LOC119923500 gene encoding olfactory receptor 1G1-like: protein MVTWTDPKLQTPMYFLLSQLSCVDMAFASNTVPPFLVHMFFKRNAIPYDSCFVQMTFTLAAGSMEGYFLATMTYDCYVANCRPYALCGSHDPVVLRVHSGWVLVTLLRSLHAIQLSLASYCNNCKLHFFCDIPFLVSLDCPKPFLNDLVLFMEGISVVISPLLFILASYACNGAAVLSMRLAAGLHKTMSTCGSHVLVVMLFFGTVIDLLEQNWHVAIFHTVASPMLNWLIYSLRNRKIQETMHRLLRKGLQGSR from the exons ATGGTCACCTGGACCGACCCCAAGCTGCagacccccatgtacttcctgctCAGCCAGCTCTCCTGCGTGGACATGGCCTTTGCCTCCAACACTGTCCCACCGTTCCTGGTCCACATGTTCTTCAAGCGTAATGCCATCCCTTATGACAGCTGCTTTGTCCAGATGACCTTTACCCTGGCTGCGGGCAGCATGGAGGGCTACTTCTTGGCTACCATGACCTATGACTGCTATGTGGCCAACTGCAGGCCCTATGCACTATGTGGCAGTCATGACCCAGTTGTTCTGCGTGTGCATAGTGGCTGGGTCCTGGTGACCCTCCTCCGTTCCCTGCATGCCATCCAGTTGTCCCTGGCGTCCTACTGCAACAATTGCAAACTGcacttcttctgtgatatccccttCCTGGTGTCACTTGACTGCCCCAAGCCTTTTCTCAATGACCTGGTGCTTTTCATGGAGGGCATCAGCGTGGTCATCTCCCCTTTACTCTTCATCTTGGCCTCCTATGCCTGCAACGGGGCTGCTGTGCTAAGCATGCGCTTAGCTGCCGGGCTACACAAGACCAtgtccacctgtggctctcacgtgCTAGTGGTGATGCTGTTCTTTGGCACAGTGATCGACCT CCTGGAACAGAACTGGCACGTTGCCATCTTCCACACGGTGGCATCACCCATGCTGAACTGGCTCATCTACAGCCTGCGGAATCGCAAAATCCAGGAAACTATGCACAGGCTTCTGAGAAAGGGCCTTCAGGGGTCCAGAtaa